The following coding sequences lie in one Nakaseomyces glabratus chromosome I, complete sequence genomic window:
- a CDS encoding sugar porter family MFS transporter (CAGL0I00286g~Has domain(s) with predicted substrate-specific transmembrane transporter activity, transmembrane transporter activity, role in transmembrane transport and integral component of membrane, membrane localization), with protein MSQSAISSTSATDPERQTPETKLEGEDFQLKADEASIQGAEIPRKPLGAYWTVMCLCLMIAFGGFVFGWDTGTISGFVAQTDFKRRFGQRHSDGTYYLSNVRTGLIVAIFNIGCAFGGLTLGRTGDLYGRKKGLVIVVSVYVVGIIIQIASVDKWYQYFIGRIISGLGVGGIAVLSPTLISETAPKHLRGTCVSFYQLMITLGIFLGYCTNYGTKNYSNSVQWRVPLGLCFAWALFMIGGMSMVPESPRFLVEKGRLEEARRSIAISNKLSMDDPGVTFELDTISAGVEAERLAGSASWGELFSNKGKILPRVIMGVMIQSLQQLTGNNYFFYYGTTIFKAVGLEDSFQTSIVLGIVNFASTFVGLWTVERFGRRRCLLWGSATMAACFVIFASVGVKSLYPHGRDHASSKGAGNCMIVFTCFFIFCFATTWAPIAYVIVSETYPLRVKNRAMAIAVGSNWIWGFLIGFFTPFITSAINFSYGYVFMGCLVFSYFYVFFFVCETKGLTLEEVNDMYEEGVLPWKSPNWVPPSRRDASYDIDAMMHDDKPWYKRFL; from the coding sequence ATGTCACAAAGTGCCATTTCATCCACATCCGCTACTGATCCTGAGAGACAGACCCCAGAAACTAAGCTGGAAGGCGAAGATTTCCAACTGAAGGCCGATGAAGCCAGTATTCAAGGCGCTGAGATTCCAAGAAAGCCCTTAGGCGCTTACTGGACCGTTATGTGTCTATGTTTAATGATTGCCTTTGGTGGTTTTGTCTTTGGTTGGGATACAGGTACTATCTCTGGTTTTGTTGCTCAAACtgatttcaaaagaagattCGGTCAAAGACACTCAGATGGTACTTACTACTTGTCAAATGTTAGAACTGGTCTAATTGTCGctatatttaatattggATGTGCCTTCGGTGGTCTAACTTTAGGCCGTACTGGTGATTTGTATGGCCGTAAGAAAGGTCTAGTCATTGTTGTTTCTGTCTATGTTGttggtattattattcaaaTCGCTTCGGTAGACAAATGGTACCAGTATTTTATTGGTAGAATTATTTCTGGTCTAGGTGTTGGTGGTATTGCCGTTCTTTCTCCAACCTTAATTTCTGAAACAGCTCCTAAACATCTAAGAGGTACTTGTGTTTCATTCTACCAATTAATGATTACTCTAGGTATTTTCTTGGGTTACTGTACAAACTATGGTACCAAGAATTATTCTAACTCCGTCCAATGGAGAGTCCCATTGGGTCTATGTTTTGCCTGGGCTTTGTTCATGATTGGTGGTATGTCCATGGTTCCAGAATCTCCAAGATTTTTGGTTGAAAAAGGCAGATTAGAAGAAGCCAGACGTTCTATTGCTATTTCCAACAAGCTTTCCATGGATGACCCTGGTGTAACCTTCGAATTAGATACTATAAGCGCAGGTGTTGAAGCTGAAAGACTTGCTGGTAGTGCCTCTTGGGGTGAATTATTTTCTAATAAGGGTAAGATTCTACCTCGTGTTATTATGGGTGTAATGATTCAATCTTTGCAACAACTGACAGGTAATAACTACTTTTTCTACTATGGTACCACAATTTTCAAGGCTGTCGGTTTGGAAGATTCATTCCAGACATCCATTGTCCTAGGTATTGTTAACTTCGCTTCTACATTTGTGGGTTTATGGACTGTCGAGAGATTTGGCCGTCGTAGATGTTTGTTGTGGGGTTCTGCAACTATGGCTGCTTGTTTTGTCATCTTTGCTTCAGTCGGTGTAAAGAGTCTGTATCCTCACGGTAGAGACCATGCATCCTCTAAGGGTGCCGGTAACTGTATGATTGTTTTCACatgtttcttcattttctgttttgcTACTACTTGGGCTCCAATTGCCTACGTTATTGTCTCTGAAACTTATCCATTGCGTGTTAAGAACCGTGCCATGGCTATTGCTGTTGGCTCTAACTGGATTTGGGGTTTCTTGATTGGTTTCTTCACTCCATTCATTACCAGTGCGATTAACTTCTCTTATGGTTATGTATTCATGGGTTGTTTGGTATTCTCTTACTTCTatgttttcttctttgtctGTGAAACTAAGGGATTAACATTAGAAGAAGTTAATGATATGTATGAAGAAGGTGTCTTACCATGGAAGTCTCCAAACTGGGTTCCACCATCTAGAAGAGATGCTTCTTACGATATCGACGCTATGATGCACGATGACAAGCCATGGTACAAGAGATTCTTGTAA
- the SOH1 gene encoding mediator complex subunit SOH1 (CAGL0I00308g~Ortholog(s) have role in DNA repair, cell separation after cytokinesis, growth of unicellular organism as a thread of attached cells, meiotic gene conversion and meiotic sister chromatid segregation, more), translated as MSDNKEDSTVDNSNSTEEVPLPTRFEVELEFVQSLANIPYVTYLLTQQQLLWKDPKFKNYLKYLEYWCEPPYAQCIVYPNALFILKLLNGFMEKATVNEDGLLDGLEDLPKVIQLQGNQWMNEMVERWAN; from the coding sequence ATGAGTGACAACAAGGAAGACAGTACAGTGGATAACAGTAATTCTACAGAAGAAGTACCACTTCCGACTAGGTTTGAAGTTGAACTGGAATTTGTACAATCATTAGCGAATATACCATATGTCACATATCTTCTTACTCAGCAGCAACTATTGTGGAAGGATCCGAAGTTCAAAAACTATCTGAAGTATCTAGAATATTGGTGTGAACCACCTTATGCACAATGTATAGTATACCCTAACGCTTTATTCATTCTAAAACTTCTGAACGGCTTTATGGAAAAAGCTACAGTAAATGAAGATGGTTTGCTTGATGGACTGGAAGATCTTCCAAAGGTTATACAATTACAGGGAAATCAATGGATGAATGAGATGGTAGAGAGATGGGCCAACTGA
- the SCS3 gene encoding Scs3p (CAGL0I00330g~Ortholog(s) have role in phospholipid biosynthetic process and endoplasmic reticulum localization) → MQTESVYRWVLLGICPTILILGNIIYMAYLDGPIAVNKDGFVNRILVKRGWFWTTVIGWLCILRYDAKRQWKSSLKRYLILTLWWYVFTQGILWFDIPPIMDLIFKYSGGSCNFDIYDSDGNVNLKFQDSWRRRIKSWRMIYDKVKDYQKNGKNPLAVDSKLMDFVTGSIEKAIEHYSYHIKSNIMIKEISRLLSDLNITYSTEQINDFIKNFISNTTVGNSSGANSTLDNSFACRLNGGYWQGGHDPSGHIFLLTLMILFLVGESKQFIVGAVMRVVDTRKYVMDKIKKICNEPMANASVYERRVRKLMRCLSFSASYILWENPVILLLLLLAIWVWNFVITVIVFHTLTEQLSGLFFAYVVGALLYYDY, encoded by the coding sequence ATGCAAACGGAATCTGTATACAGATGGGTGTTGTTAGGAATATGTCCCACAATCCTTATACTGGgtaatattatatacatGGCTTACCTTGATGGACCCATTGCAGTTAACAAAGATGGATTTGTAAACAGAATACTGGTAAAACGAGGTTGGTTTTGGACTACTGTTATTGGGTGGCTGTGTATATTGAGGTATGATGCAAAGAGGCAATGGAAGTCTAGTTTAAAAAGATATTTAATATTGACGCTTTGGTGGTATGTGTTCACTCAGGGTATTTTATGGTTTGATATTCCGCCCATCATGGATTTGATTTTTAAATACAGTGGCGGATCTTGTAATTTTGACATCTATGATAGTGATGGTAATGTAAATTTAAAGTTTCAGGATTCTTGGAGGAGAAGGATTAAATCATGGAGGATGATATATGACAAGGTCAAAGATTATCAAAAGAATGGAAAGAATCCGCTGGCGGTTGATTCAAAATTGATGGATTTTGTAACAGGGAGTATTGAGAAGGCAATTGAACACTATTCGTACCACATCAAGAGCAATATCATGATAAAGGAAATTAGTCGACTTTTGTCTGACCTTAACATCACCTACAGTACAGAGCAGATAAATGACTTTATTAAGAACtttatttcaaatactACAGTTGGTAACAGTTCTGGAGCAAATTCAACATTGGACAATTCTTTTGCCTGTCGACTTAATGGTGGATATTGGCAGGGTGGACATGACCCATCTGGGCATATTTTCTTATTGACGTTAATGATCCTATTTTTGGTAGGAGAATCAAAACAATTTATCGTTGGTGCAGTCATGCGGGTTGTCGATACCAGAAAATATGTTAtggataaaataaaaaaaatttgtaatGAACCTATGGCTAATGCTTCTGTTTATGAGAGAAGAGTACGCAAATTGATGCGATGTCTCAGTTTTAGTGCGAGCTACATATTATGGGAAAATCCTGTTATATTATTGCTTCTGCTACTGGCTATTTGGGTATGGAACTTTGTCATTACCGTTATTGTCTTTCATACTTTGACTGAGCAGCTCAGTGGTTTATTCTTTGCATATGTTGTTGGAGCACTTCTATACTACGATTATTAA
- the RAD6 gene encoding E2 ubiquitin-conjugating protein RAD6 (CAGL0I00352g~Ortholog(s) have single-stranded DNA binding, single-stranded DNA-dependent ATPase activity, ubiquitin conjugating enzyme activity), whose protein sequence is MSTPARRRLMRDFKRMKEDSPPGVSASPLPDNVMVWNAMIIGPADTPYEDGTFRLLLEFDEDYPNKPPHVKFLSEMFHPNVYANGEICLDILQNRWTPTYDVASILTSIQSLFNDPNPASPANVEAATLFKDHKSQYIKRVKETVEKSWEDNMDDMDDSDEDDEDDE, encoded by the coding sequence ATGTCTACTCCAGCTAGAAGACGGTTAATGAGAGATTTTAAAAGGATGAAGGAAGACTCACCTCCAGGAGTGTCGGCTTCACCTCTTCCGGACAATGTCATGGTGTGGAACGCTATGATTATTGGGCCTGCTGATACCCCATATGAGGATGGTACTTTTAGGTTACTGCTcgaatttgatgaagattATCCAAATAAGCCACCTCATGTTAAATTCTTGAGTGAAATGTTCCATCCTAACGTATATGCCAATGGTGAAATCTGCCTTGATATCCTACAGAACAGGTGGACACCGACATATGATGTTGCATCGATTCTCACGTCTATTCAAAGTTTATTTAACGATCCTAATCCGGCATCTCCGGCAAACGTAGAGGCCGCCACCTTATTCAAAGATCACAAATCGCAATACATAAAGCGTGTCAAGGAAACTGTAGAGAAATCCTGGGAGGATAATATGGATGACATGGATGATTCTGATGAGGACGATGAGGACGATGAATAA
- a CDS encoding uncharacterized protein (CAGL0I00374g~Ortholog(s) have mitochondrion localization), with protein sequence MRPVPRSLLLKQRKRLQRVITDTQGKSNKNILLSSLSDVFQPINPIARSDVDPLSQPDKFSLFSKRQILEQSSQFDHFVDSTNLRDVSNFKIAFSTLYNNRLGSKKHEWATLEYATILHNNSDWKHIPTTMKQLIYYHAYGDYGPRNSRSLVLNENPRYKTKWVNPLTSSIFIYSSLIAIWALSM encoded by the coding sequence ATGCGCCCCGTTCCTAGATCATTATTGTTGAAACAAAGGAAACGGTTGCAACGTGTTATAACCGATACACAAGGTAAgagtaataaaaatatactgCTATCCTCACTTTCCGATGTGTTTCAACCCATAAATCCCATTGCGAGATCAGATGTTGATCCATTGTCTCAACCAGATAAGTTCTCACTTTTCTCAAAGAGACAGATACTTGAACAATCGTCCCAATTCGATCATTTCGTTGACTCAACCAATCTGAGGGATGTATCTAATTTTAAGATAGCTTTCTCAACATTATACAACAACAGACTGGGGTCAAAAAAACATGAATGGGCAACACTTGAATATGCAACCATCTTACATAATAACTCAGACTGGAAACATATACCGACAACAATGAAACAATTAATCTACTACCATGCCTATGGAGACTACGGACCTAGAAACTCAAGGTCTTTGGTCCTAAACGAAAACCCGAGGTATAAAACTAAATGGGTTAACCCATTGACATCTTCGATCTTTATTTACTCATCGCTGATTGCTATATGGGCCTTATCCATGTGA
- a CDS encoding uncharacterized protein (CAGL0I00396g~Protein of unknown function) — MILRSGLLRPDQVVPGYDSHRTLKKKRVERATIYLLLRTSISTNRSSEPRKVNKYNRWQRRSALQNSLGHFSEAMRFLFLEHSHKHSLYVRETLSLLSLLALVCHPPPEMRPKGS; from the coding sequence ATGATTTTGAGAAGCGGACTATTACGGCCAGATCAAGTGGTACCAGGTTACGACTCACACAGaactttaaaaaaaaaaagggttGAGAGAGCCACTATCTATCTTCTCTTGCGTACATCAATTTCAACAAACAGGAGCAGCGAACCAAGGAAAGTGaacaaatataatagaTGGCAGAGACGAAGCGCACTACAAAACTCTCTCGGGCACTTCTCTGAGGCAATGcgctttctttttttagaGCATAGTCACAAACATTCTCTGTACGTTCGAGAAACTCTTAGCTTGTTGAGTTTGCTTGCTTTAGTGTGCCACCCGCCCCCAGAAATGAGACCAAAAGGTTCCTAG
- the OLE1 gene encoding stearoyl-CoA 9-desaturase (CAGL0I00418g~Ortholog(s) have electron transfer activity, stearoyl-CoA 9-desaturase activity): protein MSRVETRNVTTEFQKDGLDEVDLVQANILAAGLDKKTVRVVNGLGKLMGSKEMVQVEFNKDKPTSKISASTPHISEQPWTLNNWHEHLNWLNLVLVCGLPMIGWYFVVSGKAKLTWQMALFATFYYALGGISITAGYHRLWSHRAYSARLPLKIFFAFFGAASVQGSIKWWGHSHRIHHRYTDTLRDPYDARQGLWYSHMGWMLLKPNPKYKARADISDLTDDWVVRFQHKHYIPMMLLSGFVLPCLLGGYLLNDYLGGLIYGGFIRIFVIQQATFCINSMAHYLGTQPFDDRRTPRDNWITAIVTFGEGYHNFHHEFPSDYRNAIKWYQYDPTKVFIYLTSLFGLSYDLKTFSQNIIQQALIQQRQKKIDRDSKSVNWGPKLADLPAWTKEEFLEKNRENDGLVIVGGIVHDVSGYITEHPGGEKLLKNALGKDATKAFSGGVYRHSNAAHNTLATMRVAVMKDNKETAMRFAQKRGERAERVERAHMN from the coding sequence ATGTCTAGGGTTGAAACCAGAAACGTTACTACAGAGTTCCAAAAGGATGGCCTCGATGAGGTCGACCTAGTGCAGGCCAACATCTTAGCGGCAGGCTTAGATAAGAAGACTGTGCGTGTGGTCAATGGTCTAGGTAAGTTAATGGGTTCCAAAGAAATGGTCCAAGTTGAATTCAACAAGGACAAGCCAACTTCCAAGATCTCTGCTAGTACACCACATATCTCCGAGCAACCATGGACGCTTAACAACTGGCACGAACATTTAAACTGGTTGAACCTTGTGCTAGTGTGCGGTCTCCCAATGATTGGTTGGTACTTCGTAGTATCGGGTAAGGCAAAATTGACATGGCAAATGGCTTTGTTCGCTACTTTCTATTATGCTCTAGGTGGTATTTCCATCACCGCTGGTTACCATAGATTGTGGTCCCATAGGGCTTACAGTGCACGCCTACCACTAAAGATTTTCTTCGCTTTCTTTGGTGCTGCCTCTGTTCAAGGTTCTATCAAATGGTGGGGTCATTCTCACAGAATTCATCATAGATACACAGACACTTTAAGAGATCCATATGATGCTAGACAAGGTCTATGGTACAGTCACATGGGATGGATGTTGTTGAAACCAAACCCAAAGTACAAGGCTCGTGCTGATATTTCTGATTTGACTGACGACTGGGTCGTCAGATTCCAGCACAAACACTACATCCCAATGATGCTTTTGTCCGGTTTCGTGCTACCTTGTTTACTCGGTGGTTACTTGCTAAACGACTACCTAGGTGGTTTAATCTATGGTGGTTTCATCCGTATCTTCGTTATTCAACAAGCCACCTTCTGTATCAACTCAATGGCTCACTACTTGGGTACTCAGCCATTCGATGACAGAAGAACTCCTAGAGATAACTGGATTACCGCTATTGTCACTTTCGGTGAAGGATACCACAATTTCCACCACGAATTCCCATCTGACTACAGAAATGCTATCAAGTGGTACCAATATGATCCAACCaaagtttttatttacttGACTTCTTTGTTTGGTTTGTCTTATGACTTGAAAACTTTCTCACAAAACATTATTCAACAAGCCTTGATTCAGCAAAGACAAAAGAAGATTGACCGTGATAGTAAGAGTGTCAATTGGGGTCCAAAACTGGCTGACTTGCCAGCCTGGACCAAGGAGGAATTCCTAGAGAAGAACAGAGAAAACGATGGTTTGGTCATTGTTGGTGGTATTGTCCATGATGTCTCGGGATACATTACTGAGCACCCAGGTGGTGAAAAGCTTCTAAAGAATGCTTTAGGTAAGGATGCCACAAAAGCTTtcagtggtggtgtatACCGTCACTCTAATGCTGCTCACAACACATTAGCTACTATGAGAGTAGCAGTGATGAAGGACAATAAAGAGACTGCAATGCGTTTTGCCCAAAAGAGAGGTGAACGTGCTGAGCGTGTCGAGAGAGCACACATGAACTGA
- the ERV14 gene encoding cornichon family protein (CAGL0I00440g~Ortholog(s) have receptor activity and role in ER to Golgi vesicle-mediated transport, ascospore formation, axial cellular bud site selection), translating to MGSYLFILAVVVNCINLFGQVHFTILYADLEADYINPIELCSKVNKLIVPEAALHAVVSLLMLLNGYWFVFLLNLPVLAYNANKFYNKIQLLDATEIFRTLGKHKRESFLKLGFYLLMFFFYLYRMIMALIADSED from the coding sequence atGGGTTCCTATTTATTCATTTTAGCTGTTGTTGTTAACTGTATCAACTTGTTTGGTCAAGTTCATTTCACCATTCTGTACGCTGATCTGGAAGCTGATTATATCAACCCAATTGAACTATGTTCTAAGGTCAACAAGTTGATTGTTCCTGAAGCTGCTTTACATGCTGTTGTTTCTCTTCTGATGTTACTGAACGGTTACTGGTTTGTATTTCTACTGAACTTGCCTGTCCTAGCTTACAATGCCAATAAGTTCTACAACAAGATCCAATTGTTAGATGCCACCGAGATTTTCAGAACTTTGGGTAAGCACAAGAGGGAGAGTTTCTTGAAGCTAGGTTTTTACTTGTTgatgttcttcttctaccTATACAGAATGATCATGGCTTTGATTGCAGACAGCGAAGATTAA
- the HRI1 gene encoding Hri1p (CAGL0I00462g~Ortholog(s) have role in cotranslational protein targeting to membrane and cytosol, endoplasmic reticulum membrane localization) encodes MSAVLFKRLVFQVGDSANERTFTLSSVSKNGHFISLRPFTKPTEDEKKFPLEWVFAGTNDRVKVTPTTNADGKPVLQQDFDMGFDTNVYLNVENTHRGVINTFWQNWESGCVEETGKVFPFGNDKEGIPFMELWQPIDPNSKDLVILDAGDGRKIDGPVRSTVLKVVDGQDFEGLMIIVGEWAQGYLADKNKSSVDGLSFVRYHVSNEKLSSGLFEYGSQLSKFPTDFSNVKEGSLLTIDGLKWEVIEN; translated from the coding sequence ATGAGTGCAGTACTATTCAAGAGACTAGTTTTCCAAGTTGGCGACAGTGCTAATGAAAGAACCTTCACATTATCCTCTGTTTCTAAGAATGGGCATTTTATTTCGTTAAGACCATTCACCAAACCaactgaagatgaaaagaagttTCCACTAGAATGGGTGTTTGCAGGTACCAATGATAGAGTCAAAGTAACTCCTACAACCAATGCCGATGGTAAGCCAGTTCTGCAACAAGATTTTGACATGGGTTTTGATACAAATGTGTATTTGAATGTTGAAAATACACATCGTGGTGTTATCAATACTTTCTGGCAAAATTGGGAATCTGGTTGTGTTGAGGAGACTGGTAAGGTTTTCCCATTTGGGAATGATAAAGAAGGCATCCCATTCATGGAGCTATGGCAACCGATTGATCCTAATTCGAAGGATCTTGTTATTTTAGATGCTGGTGATGGCAGGAAAATTGATGGACCAGTTAGATCTACTGTTTTGAAAGTAGTTGATGGCCAAGATTTCGAAGGTTTGATGATAATTGTTGGTGAATGGGCACAAGGTTATCTTGCTGATAAGAACAAGTCAAGTGTTGACGGTTTAAGCTTTGTTAGATACCATGTTTccaatgaaaaattatcatcTGGTCTTTTCGAATACGGTTCTCAATTATCTAAGTTCCCTACCGACTTTTCTAATGTCAAGGAGGGATCTCTATTGACTATAGATGGTCTAAAATGGGAAGTGATTGAAAActaa
- the EXG1 gene encoding glucan 1,3-beta-glucosidase (CAGL0I00484g~Ortholog(s) have cell adhesion molecule binding, glucan endo-1,6-beta-glucosidase activity, glucan exo-1,3-beta-glucosidase activity), with amino-acid sequence MVSFSFATIVAALSVSALAKPVIAPKNKDTSLHFVNEKRYYDYDSKAIGEPIRGVNIGGWFVLEPYITPSLFEAFRTNPYNDDGIPVDEYHYCEQLGEQEARNRLEYHWSTFYTEQDFADIKSKGFNLVRIPIGYWAFKDMPNDPYVKGSQEYYLDQAIQWAENNGLKVWVDLHGAVGSQNGFDNSGLRDSIDFLADENLQNTKEILKYVLQKYSQQQYLNTVIGVELINEPLGPVIDMDKMKEQYIKPAYEYLRNELQSIQDIIVHDAFQPFHYWDDFMTVDTGYWGVVIDHHHYQVFSTGELQRDMGQHIQVACEWGSGILTESHWTVAGEWSAALTDCTKWLNGVGIGARYDGSFWKNGVSSSFIGSCANNEDIYSWSEERKENTRKYIEAQLDAFEKRGGWIFWCYKTETNIEWDASRLIEYGMFPQPLTDRRYPGQCA; translated from the coding sequence ATggtttctttctcttttgcTACTATTGTAGCAGCGCTTTCTGTAAGTGCGTTGGCTAAGCCAGTAATTGCTCCAAAGAACAAAGACACTTCTCTACACTTCGTCAACGAGAAGAGATACTACGACTATGACTCCAAGGCCATCGGTGAACCAATTAGAGGTGTTAACATCGGTGGTTGGTTTGTTCTAGAGCCATATATCACTCCATCTCTATTCGAGGCATTCCGTACAAACCCATATAATGACGATGGTATCCCAGTTGATGAGTACCACTATTGTGAACAATTGGGTGAACAAGAAGCTAGAAACCGCTTGGAATACCACTGGTCCACTTTCTACACTGAACAGGACTTCGCTGATATCAAGTCCAAGGGCTTCAACTTGGTCAGAATTCCAATTGGTTACTGGGCTTTCAAGGACATGCCAAATGACCCTTACGTCAAGGGTTCTCAAGAGTACTACTTGGATCAAGCTATTCAATGGGCTGAAAACAACGGTCTAAAGGTCTGGGTTGACTTGCATGGTGCTGTCGGTTCCCAAAACGGTTTCGATAACTCTGGTCTAAGAGACTCTATTGACTTCTTGGCTGATGAAAATCTACAAAACACTAAGGAAATTCTAAAGTACGTCTTGCAAAAATACTCTCAACAACAATACTTGAACACAGTGATCGGTGTTGAGTTGATCAATGAACCTTTGGGTCCAGTTATCGATATGGACAAGATGAAGGAACAATACATCAAGCCAGCTTACGAATATTTGAGAAATGAATTGCAATCCATTCAAGACATTATTGTTCATGATGCATTCCAACCATTCCACTACTGGGATGACTTCATGACTGTCGACACTGGATACTGGGGTGTAGTGATTGACCACCATCACTACCAAGTTTTCTCCACCGGTGAACTACAACGTGACATGGGCCAACACATCCAAGTCGCTTGTGAATGGGGTTCCGGTATCTTGACTGAATCTCACTGGACTGTTGCAGGTGAGTGGTCTGCTGCCCTAACTGACTGTACCAAATGGTTGAACGGTGTTGGTATTGGTGCTAGATACGATGGATCTTTCTGGAAGAACGGtgtttcttcctctttcatCGGATCATGTGCTAACAACGAGGACATTTACTCCTGGAGTGAggaaagaaaggaaaacaCTAGAAAATACATTGAAGCTCAACTAGATGCTTTTGAAAAGAGAGGTGGCTGGATCTTCTGGTGTTATAAGACTGAAACAAATATTGAATGGGATGCTTCTAGATTGATTGAATATGGCATGTTCCCACAGCCATTGACTGACAGAAGATACCCAGGTCAATGTGCTTAA